A genome region from Rhodanobacter thiooxydans includes the following:
- a CDS encoding DUF962 domain-containing protein — translation MSGYSSFTEFYPFYLSEHGNRICRRMHFIGSTLVLAVIVLALASGQLRWLWLAPVFGYGFAWIGHFAFEKNRPATFKHPLYSLMGDWVMYGQMLRGRIRF, via the coding sequence ATGTCCGGCTACAGCAGCTTCACCGAGTTCTATCCGTTCTACCTCAGCGAGCACGGCAACCGCATTTGCCGCCGGATGCACTTCATCGGCAGCACGCTGGTGCTGGCGGTGATCGTGCTGGCCCTGGCAAGTGGTCAGCTGCGCTGGCTGTGGCTGGCGCCGGTGTTCGGCTATGGCTTTGCCTGGATCGGTCACTTCGCGTTCGAGAAGAACCGCCCGGCCACGTTCAAACACCCGCTGTACAGCCTGATGGGCGACTGGGTGATGTACGGCCAGATGCTGCGCGGCAGGATCCGCTTCTGA
- a CDS encoding alpha/beta hydrolase family protein, with protein MADPSIDSIPAAAESLVLPATAADGARFELLAVCPAAAWQRLLYWIPAMGIPARHYLPLAQALAARGIAVVLHEWRGIGSSDRRAGRGSNWGYRQLLQDDLPAGLATVRQRWPQASCLLGGHSLGGQLGLLYASLHPCDFTGLLLVASGSPYWRCFRHGGLIRQAYVLAPLLAGLMGYLPGRRLGFGGNEARGVIADWARSGRTGRYAASGMTQDFERQLAALPLPLLALRLQEDWLGPAASLEWLLGKLGPGARRVETIARDDLGGQPADHFGWMGTPVPVAARIADWLAAPDAAFVAGDSAAG; from the coding sequence TTTCGAACTGCTGGCCGTGTGTCCGGCCGCGGCTTGGCAGCGCCTGCTGTACTGGATTCCGGCGATGGGCATACCGGCCCGGCATTACCTGCCGCTGGCGCAAGCGCTGGCGGCGCGGGGCATCGCGGTGGTGCTGCACGAGTGGCGTGGCATCGGCTCCAGCGACCGACGCGCCGGCCGTGGTAGCAACTGGGGTTATCGCCAGTTGCTGCAGGACGACCTGCCCGCTGGCCTAGCCACCGTGCGCCAGCGCTGGCCGCAGGCGAGCTGCCTGCTCGGCGGGCACAGCCTGGGCGGCCAGCTCGGCCTGCTCTACGCCAGCCTGCATCCGTGCGACTTCACTGGCTTGCTGCTGGTGGCCAGCGGTTCGCCGTACTGGCGATGCTTCCGGCATGGCGGGCTGATTCGGCAGGCTTATGTGCTGGCGCCCCTGCTGGCCGGGCTGATGGGTTACCTGCCCGGACGGCGGCTCGGCTTCGGCGGCAACGAGGCGCGCGGGGTGATCGCCGACTGGGCGCGCAGCGGGCGCACTGGCCGCTACGCGGCGAGCGGGATGACGCAGGATTTCGAACGTCAGCTGGCCGCGCTGCCATTGCCGTTGCTGGCGCTGCGGCTGCAGGAGGACTGGCTGGGTCCAGCGGCGTCGCTGGAGTGGCTGCTGGGCAAGCTGGGGCCGGGCGCACGGCGCGTGGAAACGATCGCACGCGACGACCTCGGCGGCCAGCCGGCCGACCATTTCGGCTGGATGGGGACGCCCGTGCCGGTCGCCGCGCGCATTGCCGACTGGCTGGCCGCGCCGGACGCAGCGTTTGTCGCAGGCGACAGCGCGGCGGGTTGA
- a CDS encoding cytochrome c, whose amino-acid sequence MRAALLILLGLVIGVIGTANVMNALAARNPMPKAVMETMGYHVGELKNAIKAKQCDPAKVQHHLARLESTASDVMPVFGIDEKAFTDDATQLQERLHQAVQAAPASCEAVTAAIEPVGETCKSCHQQYR is encoded by the coding sequence ATGCGTGCAGCCCTGCTGATCCTGCTTGGCCTGGTGATCGGTGTGATCGGCACGGCCAACGTGATGAATGCGCTGGCCGCGCGCAACCCGATGCCGAAGGCGGTGATGGAAACCATGGGCTACCACGTGGGTGAACTGAAGAACGCGATCAAGGCGAAGCAGTGCGACCCGGCGAAGGTGCAACATCACCTGGCCCGCCTGGAGTCCACCGCCAGCGACGTCATGCCGGTGTTCGGCATCGACGAAAAGGCCTTCACCGACGATGCCACCCAGTTGCAGGAACGCCTGCACCAGGCCGTGCAGGCCGCGCCAGCGAGCTGCGAAGCGGTGACGGCCGCGATCGAGCCGGTCGGCGAGACCTGCAAGAGCTGCCACCAGCAGTACCGCTGA
- a CDS encoding NADH:flavin oxidoreductase/NADH oxidase — protein MKLFDPFTQRSLSLRNRLVVSPMCEYSAVDGVPNDWHLVHLGSRAVGGAGAVIAEATAVSAEGRISPQDTGLWNQTQVDAWQPITRFIKAHGAVAGVQLAHAGRKASTLRPWEGHGPVPSGQGDWRIVAPSALPFDDGWQVPQALDEAGVQTVIADFRETTRRALAAGFELVEVHAAHGYLLHQFLSPLSNRRDDRYGGSFDNRTRLLREVLAAVREAWPAELPLWLRISATDWADGGWTAAESVELARQVRALGVDLIDVSSGGLVPHAKIPLGPGYQVPFAGQIRREAGVATGAVGLITGAEQAAQIVATGEADVVLIARESLRDPYFPRRAAQRLGAKIDPPVQYQRAW, from the coding sequence ATGAAACTGTTCGATCCGTTCACCCAGCGCAGCCTGAGCCTGCGCAACCGCCTGGTGGTCTCGCCGATGTGCGAATACTCCGCCGTCGACGGCGTGCCGAACGACTGGCACCTGGTGCACCTTGGAAGCCGCGCGGTGGGCGGCGCGGGGGCGGTGATCGCCGAGGCCACCGCGGTCTCCGCCGAAGGCCGCATCTCGCCGCAGGACACCGGCCTGTGGAACCAGACCCAGGTGGACGCCTGGCAGCCGATCACCCGCTTCATCAAGGCGCATGGCGCGGTCGCCGGCGTGCAACTGGCGCACGCCGGGCGCAAGGCCAGCACGCTGCGGCCGTGGGAAGGGCACGGCCCGGTGCCGAGCGGACAGGGCGACTGGCGCATCGTGGCGCCCTCGGCGCTGCCGTTCGACGACGGCTGGCAGGTTCCGCAGGCGCTGGACGAGGCCGGCGTCCAGACGGTGATCGCGGATTTTCGCGAAACCACCCGGCGCGCGCTGGCGGCGGGCTTCGAGCTGGTTGAAGTGCACGCCGCGCACGGCTACCTGCTGCACCAGTTCCTGTCGCCGCTGAGTAACCGGCGTGACGATCGCTATGGCGGCAGCTTCGACAACCGTACCCGGCTGCTGCGCGAGGTGCTTGCTGCCGTGCGCGAGGCGTGGCCGGCCGAACTGCCGTTGTGGCTGCGCATCTCGGCGACGGACTGGGCCGACGGCGGCTGGACGGCGGCGGAAAGCGTGGAGCTGGCGCGCCAGGTGCGGGCGCTGGGCGTGGACCTGATCGACGTCTCCAGCGGCGGCCTGGTGCCGCACGCGAAGATTCCGCTGGGGCCGGGTTACCAGGTGCCGTTCGCCGGGCAGATCCGCCGCGAGGCCGGTGTCGCCACCGGTGCGGTGGGGTTGATCACCGGCGCGGAGCAGGCCGCACAGATCGTCGCCACCGGCGAGGCCGACGTGGTGCTGATTGCGCGCGAGAGCCTGCGCGACCCGTACTTCCCGCGGCGCGCGGCACAGCGGCTGGGTGCGAAGATCGACCCGCCAGTGCAATATCAGCGGGCCTGGTAA
- a CDS encoding pirin family protein: MDAAPALIEGTRLHDLGDGFMVRRMLPVLLARHVGPFVFYDHMGPVTFAAGNGMNVRPHPHIGLATVTWLFDGVIRHRDSIGSLADIHPGAVNWMTAGHGIAHSERTPPEARQGSQLLHGIQVWVALPQADAEVAPEFHHHDSDALPRIRQSGVEAVLIAGTAYGERSPVKVFAPMFFLEVRLEAGAELALPPEHAERGVHVVEGAVRWGELEIGAQQMAVQAGPSAPTLRAHEASRLMLFGGAPLDGERHLWWNFVASTRERIEQAKADWREGRFPKVAGDDKEFIPLPE, encoded by the coding sequence ATGGACGCTGCACCTGCCCTGATCGAAGGTACCCGTCTGCATGACCTCGGCGACGGCTTCATGGTGCGCCGCATGCTGCCGGTATTGCTGGCGCGGCACGTCGGCCCGTTCGTGTTCTACGACCACATGGGGCCGGTCACCTTTGCCGCCGGCAACGGCATGAACGTGCGGCCGCATCCGCACATCGGCCTGGCTACGGTGACCTGGCTGTTCGACGGCGTGATCCGCCATCGCGACAGCATTGGCAGCCTGGCCGATATCCACCCCGGCGCGGTGAACTGGATGACCGCCGGCCATGGCATTGCCCATTCCGAGCGCACGCCGCCGGAGGCGCGTCAGGGCAGCCAGCTGTTGCATGGCATCCAGGTCTGGGTGGCGCTGCCACAGGCCGACGCCGAGGTGGCGCCGGAATTCCACCATCACGACAGCGACGCGTTGCCGCGGATTCGCCAGTCCGGCGTCGAGGCGGTGTTGATCGCGGGGACTGCCTACGGCGAACGTTCGCCGGTGAAGGTGTTCGCGCCGATGTTTTTCCTCGAAGTGCGGCTGGAGGCCGGCGCCGAACTGGCGTTGCCGCCGGAACACGCCGAGCGCGGTGTGCATGTGGTCGAGGGCGCGGTGCGCTGGGGCGAGCTGGAGATTGGCGCGCAGCAGATGGCGGTGCAGGCCGGCCCGTCGGCGCCGACGCTGCGTGCGCACGAGGCCAGCCGCCTGATGTTGTTCGGCGGCGCGCCGCTGGATGGCGAACGGCACCTGTGGTGGAACTTCGTGGCCAGCACGCGCGAGCGCATCGAGCAGGCCAAGGCCGACTGGCGCGAGGGGCGCTTCCCGAAAGTGGCCGGCGACGACAAGGAATTCATCCCGCTGCCGGAGTAG